A genomic window from Fusarium verticillioides 7600 chromosome 5, whole genome shotgun sequence includes:
- a CDS encoding murein transglycosylase: MLRSLVVAALLGASSVAAVKCTRSSHCPEDSPCCSTYGECGVGAYCLGGCDPTMSFSLDSCVPAPVCEDRKMKMNSLDSIVDIGKYLGDSSKADWVAQGEPVVFQNNVLLTMPKDSVGTLLSSTVYMWYGNVKARFKTSRGAGVITAFILFSDVKDEIDYEFVGTELGDAQTNYYFQGITNYENSENITLSDTFANFHDYEIRWTPDKIEWWVDGKLGRTLQKSDTWNATSKNFDFPQTPSRVQLSLWPGGKEGNAEGTVAWAGGPIDWDAPDIQKSGYYFATFSDVEIECYNAKSGPGTNSGTSYWYKDAAGTNDTIVDGDKRHTIASLMATGEDMDKGKKEDKKKDSKDDDKDDKDSKDSKDKDKDDDDDDEPATIPGGSSGAPSNDHGDDSSSDSSSGSGSSNTPSGNPDGDSNDTEPADTTNCETNSFNQDCASSDSSKSSSSSDDGKGSNAGTRNGASALAIIIAGGALFWL; this comes from the exons ATGTTGCGAtctcttgttgttgctgccCTTTTGGGCGCCAGCTctgtcgctgctgtcaagTGCACGCGCAGCAGCCACTGTCCCGAAGACTCGCCATGCTGCTCCA CTTATGGTGAATGCGGTGTTGGTGCATACTGTCTGGGTGGTTGCGATCCCACAATGTCCTTCTCACTCGACTCTTGTGTTCCTGCCCCCGTCTGCGAGGAccgcaagatgaagatgaactcCCTCGATTCAATTGTCGATATCGGCAAGTATCTTGGTGATTCTTCAAAAGCCGACTGGGTTGCACAGGGTGAGCCTGTTGTTTTCCAGAACAACGTTCTTCTTACCATGCCCAAGGACAGTGTTGGCACTCTGCTGTCTTCTACTGTCTACATGTGGTATGGTAACGTCAAGGCTCGCTTCAAGACCAGCCGTGGCGCTGGTGTCATTACTGccttcattctcttctccgacgtcaaggatgagatcgattATGAGTTTGTTGGTACAGAGCTCGGCGATGCTCAGACCAATTATTACTTCCAgggcatcaccaact ACGAAAACTCTGAAAACATTACGCTGTCTGACACCTTTGCCAACTTTCACGATTACGAAATCCGATGGACTCCCGACAAGATTGAGTGGTGGGTTGATGGCAAACTCGGCCGAACTCTGCAGAAGAGTGACACGTGGAATGCCACctccaagaactttgacTTCCCTCAGACACCCTCTCGTGTGCAGCTCTCTCTGTGGCCTGGTGGTAAGGAGGGTAACGCCGAAGGTACTGTAGCATGGGCTGGAGGTCCTATCGACTGGGATGCTCCCGATATCCAGAAGAGTGGTTACTACTTTGCTACCTTCTCCGATGTTGAGATCGAATGTTACAACGCCAAGTCTGGTCCCGGCACCAACTCTGGTACTAGTTACTGGTACAAGGATGCTGCTGGCACTAACGACACCATTGTTGACGGTGACAAGAGACACACCATTGCTTCTCTGATGGCCACTGGTGAGGACATGGACAAAGGAAagaaggaggacaagaagaaggatagcaaggacgatgacaaggacgATAAGGACAGCAAAGAtagcaaggacaaggataaggacgacgatgatgatgatgagcctgcCACTATTCCTGGCGGCAGCAGCGGCGCGCCATCCAACGACCACGGAGACGATAGCAGCTCTGACAGCAGCTCTGGTTCCGGTTCTAGTAACACCCCCTCGGGCAACCCTGACGGCGACTCAAATGACACTGAGCCCGCTGACACCACCAACTGTGAGACCAACAGCTTTAACCAAGACTGCGCCAGCTCGGACTCtagcaagagcagcagcagctcagaTGATGGAAAGGGCTCCAACGCTGGCACACGGAACGGCGCAAGTGCTCTGGCCATTATCATCGCCGGTGGTGCTCTTTTCTGGCTGTAG